A single window of uncultured Pseudodesulfovibrio sp. DNA harbors:
- a CDS encoding cytochrome c maturation protein CcmE, whose translation MAKSSNKVVYGVALALFLGGLGYLIFSGLTEDSVYFLNVSEALAEDRTQIGQARLFGKVSPKNLEIVDGKLGASFDLIDKVEHAKSLRVRFKGALPDTFKEDVEVIVEGAFSPDGEVFVARTLVTKCPSKYEEQSKQMEKSS comes from the coding sequence ATGGCGAAAAGTTCCAACAAAGTCGTATACGGAGTTGCTTTGGCACTGTTTCTGGGAGGCCTCGGATATCTTATTTTTTCCGGGCTAACAGAAGATTCCGTTTACTTCCTTAATGTGTCCGAGGCCTTGGCTGAGGACCGGACACAGATTGGACAGGCACGTCTGTTTGGTAAGGTGTCACCCAAAAATTTGGAAATTGTGGATGGCAAACTCGGAGCCAGTTTTGACCTTATCGACAAGGTAGAGCATGCCAAGTCCCTGCGAGTCCGGTTCAAGGGTGCTTTGCCTGATACTTTCAAGGAAGATGTCGAAGTCATTGTCGAAGGGGCTTTTTCGCCTGACGGCGAAGTTTTTGTCGCACGAACATTGGTGACAAAATGTCCTTCAAAATATGAAGAACAAAGCAAACAAATGGAAAAAAGTAGTTAA
- a CDS encoding nicotinate-nicotinamide nucleotide adenylyltransferase, with the protein MKIGILGGSFNPIHTGHVRMAVEVREQLELDRVDLVPAKEPPHKNGADMLPFTMRLDMVDKAIGDIPGLGTNPIEGSRPGPSFTCDTLTCYRSEQPETEFHFILGASTFLELPDWRRGLDIPKMASLVVVNRWEAAGEVTGFINTHWPNAVQENPGLWQFPEGHSIRLLGIPRLDIKGGHLRRCWLERRCLSLLVPSGVEALLEERADEVEQYWGIRS; encoded by the coding sequence GTGAAAATTGGTATTCTCGGCGGAAGTTTCAATCCGATTCATACTGGACATGTTCGTATGGCTGTAGAAGTCCGCGAACAGCTTGAGTTGGACCGTGTGGATTTGGTCCCGGCCAAGGAACCACCGCATAAGAATGGCGCAGACATGCTTCCTTTCACAATGCGCCTCGACATGGTCGACAAGGCTATCGGCGATATTCCCGGTTTGGGGACCAACCCCATTGAGGGCAGTCGGCCGGGGCCTTCCTTCACCTGCGATACATTGACCTGCTATCGTTCAGAACAGCCGGAAACCGAATTCCATTTTATTCTTGGTGCGTCCACTTTTTTGGAACTGCCGGACTGGCGACGAGGATTGGATATCCCTAAGATGGCCTCCTTGGTGGTGGTCAACCGTTGGGAGGCTGCTGGTGAGGTGACTGGGTTCATCAATACCCATTGGCCCAATGCTGTGCAGGAAAATCCCGGTTTGTGGCAATTCCCTGAAGGCCATTCCATCCGACTTTTAGGTATTCCTCGGTTGGACATTAAGGGAGGACACCTTCGTCGATGTTGGTTGGAACGACGGTGCTTGAGCTTACTTGTCCCTTCGGGAGTGGAGGCTTTGCTGGAAGAACGGGCGGATGAAGTCGAGCAGTATTGGGGCATTCGTTCGTAA
- a CDS encoding glycosyltransferase family 9 protein gives MQSSSDTTLKLVFRLGHMGDVALTTGVLSHWHETRGDSFIFLTRQGNAPLLENHPAVKEVIEFSNDQLKTGPWFTVAGELSSYFKGQPLIDLHGTLRSRILSARWKGPVIRYPKFGLTRRLYDRTRAERFRVQLEKTTVPQRYSMALDSTPPTAHDLVPRIYLTDEERTAASARLDVVGLSGPLIGLHPYATHPAKQWPKEHWLKLMELLDANNLGWFVIGRNTEKILAENKHDLTNQTDLRETSALLAQAQILVTGDSGPMHLACGVGTPVAAIFGPTARAWGFYPAGLKDRVIEQPLDCRPCSLHGAKPCPFGFECMTSTTPESVMQNIHAMLNDSH, from the coding sequence ATGCAATCGTCTTCCGACACCACACTGAAACTTGTTTTCCGCCTCGGCCACATGGGCGATGTGGCACTCACCACTGGCGTCTTGTCACATTGGCATGAGACGCGTGGGGATTCCTTTATTTTCCTGACCCGTCAAGGAAACGCTCCCTTGCTGGAAAATCATCCCGCCGTCAAAGAAGTTATTGAATTCTCCAATGACCAACTCAAGACCGGACCATGGTTCACTGTCGCAGGCGAACTGTCCAGCTATTTCAAAGGACAACCCCTCATAGACCTGCACGGTACCCTGCGTTCACGCATTCTTTCCGCGCGATGGAAAGGCCCTGTCATTCGCTATCCAAAATTCGGCTTGACCCGACGGCTCTATGATCGCACACGCGCTGAACGTTTCCGAGTGCAGCTTGAAAAAACCACAGTCCCGCAACGATACAGCATGGCCCTCGACAGCACACCGCCAACGGCGCACGATCTGGTTCCACGCATTTACCTGACTGACGAAGAACGCACCGCCGCATCTGCCCGTCTTGATGTTGTTGGGCTATCCGGTCCGCTCATCGGTCTGCACCCCTATGCCACACACCCTGCAAAACAGTGGCCCAAAGAGCACTGGCTAAAGCTTATGGAATTGTTAGATGCAAATAATCTGGGATGGTTCGTCATTGGCCGAAACACTGAAAAAATTCTGGCCGAGAATAAACACGATCTGACAAATCAGACAGATCTGCGGGAAACCAGCGCACTGCTCGCCCAAGCTCAAATACTCGTGACAGGAGACTCCGGCCCCATGCATCTAGCGTGTGGAGTAGGCACCCCCGTAGCCGCCATCTTCGGCCCCACAGCACGTGCTTGGGGATTCTATCCGGCAGGTCTCAAAGACCGAGTCATCGAACAGCCGCTCGACTGCCGACCATGCTCTCTGCATGGTGCCAAACCCTGTCCTTTCGGATTTGAATGTATGACTAGCACAACACCGGAAAGCGTCATGCAAAACATTCACGCCATGCTCAACGATAGCCATTAA
- a CDS encoding hemolysin family protein, with protein MLELVLAVGVAVFVSMFCSVAEAALYSMSWADIEKLKDSGSKSAALLHKLRSNVDEPITAILTLNTCAHTAGAAVAGWAWANLYGKETLWLFTVAFTVIILIFTEILPKTFGVVYSDSIAPPLARPLRGLVLIFKPVISVMSVLSKAMHKKNAGPDHTEDDIRAIVSLTRRSGVIKPYEEQSIRNILSLDSKTVERIMTPRTVVFSLPAEMTVAEARESHPTWPHSRIPVFDDDPEEIVGVVYRRLVLEALADDRDDLKLSDIMRPVRFVLETVTLDKLLVQFLGSRMHLCVVLDEYGGVAGVVTLEDVLEEILGSEIVDETDQVVDMRELARMQRDELTGSRSKPTEQKKK; from the coding sequence ATGCTTGAACTCGTACTCGCCGTTGGCGTGGCTGTCTTTGTCTCCATGTTCTGCTCAGTAGCAGAAGCCGCACTGTATTCCATGAGCTGGGCCGATATTGAAAAGCTCAAGGATAGTGGAAGCAAGTCGGCGGCATTGCTCCATAAGCTTCGTTCCAATGTGGACGAACCCATCACCGCTATTCTGACCCTGAACACCTGTGCGCATACTGCCGGAGCCGCTGTGGCCGGTTGGGCGTGGGCTAATTTATACGGCAAAGAGACGCTTTGGCTCTTTACAGTCGCCTTTACAGTAATTATTCTCATCTTCACGGAGATTCTGCCAAAGACGTTTGGAGTGGTGTATTCTGATAGTATTGCACCGCCGTTGGCTCGGCCTCTTCGTGGGTTGGTCTTGATATTCAAGCCCGTGATTTCGGTCATGAGTGTTTTGTCCAAAGCTATGCATAAGAAGAACGCCGGACCTGATCACACGGAAGACGATATCAGGGCAATTGTCAGCCTGACTCGTCGATCTGGAGTGATCAAGCCTTATGAGGAGCAGTCCATCCGCAATATTCTGTCGTTGGATTCCAAGACAGTTGAACGGATAATGACCCCTCGTACAGTGGTTTTTTCGTTACCGGCGGAGATGACTGTCGCCGAGGCTCGCGAGTCGCATCCAACGTGGCCGCACAGTCGTATACCGGTGTTTGATGATGACCCTGAGGAAATCGTGGGTGTTGTCTACCGGCGGTTGGTGCTTGAGGCTTTGGCTGATGACAGGGATGATTTGAAATTGTCTGACATCATGCGTCCGGTCCGGTTCGTGCTTGAAACGGTCACTTTGGACAAACTGTTGGTACAGTTTTTAGGAAGCCGCATGCATTTGTGTGTGGTCCTTGATGAGTACGGTGGAGTAGCCGGTGTCGTGACGCTTGAAGATGTACTCGAAGAAATTTTGGGTAGTGAAATAGTTGACGAGACCGATCAGGTGGTGGATATGCGTGAACTCGCACGAATGCAGCGGGATGAACTTACCGGCAGTCGGTCCAAACCCACTGAGCAAAAGAAGAAATAA